Proteins encoded together in one Deltaproteobacteria bacterium window:
- the fliJ gene encoding flagellar export protein FliJ, producing MEDALQKEFAKCKKELLLEEEKLARREKVIMQNLEALQEKQKAGVMVSDIILYDRYIKQISIDRDRNIHRIIELKNQLRQKMSALVEAMKDRKILDRLKEKELETYRRELDRKEQILMSEIAVSGFNLRKQPQ from the coding sequence ATGGAAGACGCATTGCAGAAGGAATTTGCTAAATGCAAGAAGGAACTCCTTCTGGAGGAAGAAAAGCTGGCGAGGCGTGAGAAGGTCATCATGCAGAATCTGGAAGCGCTTCAGGAGAAACAGAAGGCCGGAGTCATGGTTTCGGATATTATATTGTATGATAGATACATCAAACAAATCTCAATAGACCGAGATCGAAACATCCACAGAATTATTGAATTAAAAAATCAACTTCGTCAAAAAATGAGCGCGCTGGTTGAAGCCATGAAGGACCGAAAGATCCTGGATAGACTGAAAGAAAAGGAACTGGAAACATACAGGAGAGAACTGGACCGAAAAGAACAGATCCTCATGAGCGAAATTGCAGTCAGCGGGTTCAATCTGAGAAAACAGCCTCAATAA
- the fliI gene encoding flagellar protein export ATPase FliI yields MGLLHLEAYHSIVDAVSPITESGRITKVVGFIAEAEGPACRLGGVCDIYLKGNALKVKAEVVGFRENRVLLMPFGDIRGIAPGGRVVAREQQAVIGVGEGFLGRIVDGLGNPIDNRGPVATKAMYPIYAKPMNPFLRKRIRQPLDLGIRAINGALTIGCGQRMGIFAGSGVGKSVLLGMIARNTSADVNVIALIGERGRELNEFIQRELGKEGLKRSVVVVATSDSPPLVRMRGIFVATTIAEYFRDMGKHVILMTDSVTRFAMAQREVGLAVGEPPTTKGYTPSVFTLLPQILERAGTCSGSGTITGLYTVLVEGDDMNEPVADAVRAILDGHIVLSRDLAAQNHYPAIDILNSVSRLMGDISSKAHKESVARLKEVLATYRKAEDLINIGAYAAGSNPKIDYAIKMIDQANGYLRQGIEERERFEDSIQKLCTMFENSS; encoded by the coding sequence ATGGGATTATTACATCTGGAAGCCTATCATTCGATCGTCGACGCGGTCAGCCCAATAACCGAAAGCGGAAGGATCACAAAGGTTGTGGGGTTCATTGCAGAAGCAGAAGGGCCTGCATGCAGGCTTGGCGGCGTCTGCGATATTTATCTTAAGGGAAACGCTCTTAAAGTCAAGGCTGAGGTTGTAGGGTTCAGAGAAAATCGGGTCCTCTTAATGCCCTTTGGCGATATCCGAGGAATTGCGCCAGGGGGTCGCGTGGTCGCCAGAGAACAACAGGCCGTAATCGGCGTGGGCGAGGGTTTCCTGGGAAGGATTGTTGATGGGCTCGGCAATCCCATCGATAACAGAGGTCCTGTTGCGACAAAGGCCATGTACCCCATCTATGCAAAACCGATGAATCCATTTTTGAGGAAACGGATTCGTCAGCCATTGGATCTTGGGATCCGGGCGATAAATGGCGCCCTGACCATCGGGTGCGGCCAGAGGATGGGTATTTTTGCAGGGTCCGGCGTTGGGAAGAGCGTGCTGCTGGGGATGATCGCCCGGAATACCAGTGCGGATGTGAACGTCATTGCATTGATCGGAGAAAGAGGGAGAGAACTGAATGAATTTATCCAGAGGGAACTTGGGAAAGAAGGCCTGAAAAGATCCGTGGTTGTCGTCGCCACATCCGATAGCCCGCCCCTTGTAAGGATGCGAGGAATTTTTGTGGCCACAACCATCGCTGAATATTTCCGGGATATGGGGAAGCACGTGATCCTTATGACGGATTCGGTCACCCGGTTTGCCATGGCCCAAAGAGAAGTGGGCCTCGCCGTTGGAGAGCCGCCCACCACCAAAGGCTACACCCCGTCTGTTTTTACCTTGTTGCCTCAGATCCTGGAAAGGGCAGGAACATGTTCCGGTTCCGGTACCATTACGGGTCTGTATACGGTCCTGGTTGAAGGAGACGACATGAATGAGCCTGTTGCGGATGCTGTCAGGGCCATCCTGGACGGGCATATCGTCCTGTCACGGGATCTCGCTGCACAAAACCATTATCCCGCCATCGACATCTTGAACAGCGTGAGCAGGTTGATGGGCGATATCTCAAGCAAAGCACACAAGGAGTCGGTCGCCCGTCTGAAGGAAGTTCTGGCCACCTATCGGAAGGCCGAGGATCTTATAAACATCGGCGCATATGCTGCGGGCAGCAACCCCAAGATCGATTATGCAATAAAAATGATCGATCAGGCAAATGGGTACTTGAGACAGGGTATAGAGGAAAGGGAAAGATTTGAGGATAGTATTCAGAAACTGTGCACCATGTTTGAAAATTCGTCATGA